Below is a genomic region from uncultured Methanobrevibacter sp..
AATAAGGAACATGTTGGTCAAACTATGGCTAACTTAGAACAAGCAACTAAAATTAAAGGAAGAGATCCTAGAGTATTCCAAGACGGAATATACTTAACTAGCAAAGAATAAATTTGGTGATTTAAATGGCTAACAAAAGATTTAAAAGACAAGAATATGCTCGTTATAAAAAACTTGGAATCAAATGGAGACGCCCTAGAGGTAAAACCAGTAAAATGAGAAGATATGAAGCAGGAAAACCTGACATGCCAGCTATTGGTTACAGAACCCCTAGAGCTATAAGGGACTTACACCCTTCAGGGTACAACGATGTTCTTGTTCACAATTTAAAAGAATTAGAAGACTTAGACCCAGCTACTGATGCTGCAAGAATAAGTGCTTCTATCGGTAAAAGGAAAAAAGCTTTGATGTTAGAAAAAGCATCAGAACTCGGAATTAAAGTTTTAAACAAATAAATTATTCATATTTATAAGTCAATCAGTTCCGGGGTTTATATTTGAATTGATTTGACTTTTTAAATTATAAAGATAAAAAAAGGGAATTTAGATATTATCTAAATTTATCAGCTATGCTGAATGGAGGATTATATACATGAATCTTACAACTCAAAGAAGATTAGCTGCTAGTATACTCAAAGTAGGTCTTAATCGTGTATGGATTGATCCAGAAAGATTAGAAGAAGTATCTATGGCAATTACTAGAGAAAAAGGTAATAGTAGCTACAGATCTAAAAAAATTAAAGAACAAAAAGCAAAAGGAAAAAGAAAAGGTAGAGGTAGTATTAAAGGGGCTAAAAAAGCACGTACACCTAAGAAAAAAGCATGGATGACAACCATCAGAGCTTTAAGAAAAGATCTTAAAGAAATGCGTGAAGAAGAAGTAATCGATGCTACAACCTACCGTAAATTATACAAAATGGCTAAGGGTGGCGCATTTAGAAGTAAATCTTACATGAGAAACTATGCCCGTGACCATGATTTAATTAAAGGAGATGACTAAACATGGCTCAAGGAACTAACTATAAAGTAGCTTTCAGAAGAAGAAGAGAAGGTAAAACAGATTACGGAGCTAGAATTAAATTAGTCGATTATGAAAAATCTCGTTTAGTTGTTAGAGTATCTAACGCTCACGCAACTGTTCAAGTTATTGATTATGCTCCTGAAGGAGATATCACTATTGCTTCTGCAGTAAGTAAACAATTATCAGGATTCGGATACAAAGGACATTCCGGAAACTTATCTGCATTTTATTTAACAGGATACCTCTGTGCTAAAAGAGCTTTAGCTAAAGGTGTTGAATACGCAATTTTAGATATTGGATTAAAATCTCCAATTAAAGGATCTAAAATTTTCGCAGCATTAAAAGGTGCTGTTGATGCAGGTTTAGAAGTTCCTCACGGTGATTTCATTTTCCCTGAAGATGAACGTATCAGAGGAGAACATGTCGCAAATTATGCTGAATCTTTAAACGCTGAAGAAGTTGCAGCAAAATTCTCAAAGTATTTAGAAAGAGGTCTCAATCCAACAGATTTACCTGAAAACTTTGAAGAAACTAAAAATAATATTGATGAGGCTGAGGTATAACTATGAGTTTTAATATTGATGAATGGGAACCTAAAACTAAAATGGGTAGATTAGTTAAAGATGGAACCATTACAGATATCGATGAAATTTTTGAAAAAGGTCTTCCAATTATGGAATTAGAAATAGTTGATGCCTTAATTCCAGATTTAGAAGAAGAAGTAATGGATGTTAACTTAGTTCAAAGGATGCACAAATCTGGTAGAAAAGTTAATTTCAGAGTAATTGTTGCTGTAGGTAACAAAGATGGATACGTAGGATTAGGCCAAGGTAAAGCAAAAGAAGTTGGTCCTGCTATTAGGAAAGCTGTAGACAACGCTAAATACAACATTATTAAAGTAAGAAGAGGTTGTGGAGATTGGGGTTGTGTTTGTGGAAGAGAACACACTGTACCATTCAAAGTACAAGGTAAATCCAGTAGTGTAAGTGTTACTTTAATGCCAGCTCCTGCAGGTGTAGGTTTAGTAGTTGGAGATGTAGGTAAAACTATCTTAAAACTTGCTGGTATCCACGATGTATGGTCTCAAACTTTCGGACAAACCCAAACTACTGTTAACTTTGCTAATGCAGTATTCAATGCTTTAAAAGAATTAAGTAATGTTAAAGCTAGTCAAGAAGACCTTAAAAAGATGGGAGTTAACTACTAATTGGTGATTATATGTTTTTAGTTATTAGAGTTAGAGGAACTACTGGTGTCATTCAAAATATTGCTGACACTTTAGATATGTTAAGACTTAACAGAATCAGCCATGCAGTATTAGTTGAAGAAAATCCTAGTTACGAAGGTATGCTTCAAAAAGCTAAGGATTACATCACTTGGGGAGAAGTTGACGCAGACCTTTTAGCTGCAATGATTGCTAAAAGAGGCAGACTTCCAGGTAATGTTAAAGTTACTGATGAATATGTTGCAGAAAATACTGACTACAACGATATTCCAGAATTAGCTAAAGCTTTAATTAATTCTGATGTCAAATTAGCTGATGTAGGTATTAAACCTGTATTCCGTTTACACCCTCCAAGAAAAGGATATGAAGATATCCGTTTATCTGTAAAAGAAGGTGGATCTTTAGGTTACAGGGGAGAAAAAATCAACGACCTTGCAAAAAGAATGCTTTAAACTCGGGTGAATATTATGATTAGAACAAAACGTAAAATTAACAAACAAAGAGGTTCTAGATCCAACGGAGGAGGCTGTACCAAAAAACGTAGAGGTGCAGGTAACAAAGGTGGAAAAGGTAAAGCAGGTATGGGTAAACAACATTGGACCTGGACTGTAATCCACGACCCAGACCACTTCGGTAAACATGGGTTCAAAAGACCTCAAAAAATGATTAAAAAAGTTAATTCAGTTAATTTAAGTTATTTAGAAGAACAAGCAGATAATTTAATTGCAAGTGGAAAAGCTTCTAAAGAAGGAGATGCTATTGTTATCGATGTAACTGAATTAGGTTATGATAAAGTTTTAGCTAAAGGAAGTATCACTAAAACTTTTAAAATTTCAGCACCTCAATTTTCTGCAGGTGCCATTGAAAAAATTGAAGAATTAGGAGGAGAAGCTATAGAATTATAGCTTTCTTTATCTTTTATTATCGGGGAAGAAAATGTCATCACTAGAAGTATTAGAGCCAATATTTAAAGTTGTTCCAGAAGTCAAATCTCCGGTTCACAGAGAAGACTTCAATGAAAAACTTAAATGGACTGCTCTAGTTTTAGTATTATATTACTTTTTAACATTAATACCATTATACGGTTTAGCTCCTGGAGCAATAGATCAATTTGCTCAAGTAAGGGCTGTTATGGCTGGAAGTTTTGGTTCAATTCTTACATTAGGGATTGGTCCTATTGTTACTGCTTCAATTGTACTTCAATTGTTAGTAGGTTCTAATCTTTTGGATTTAGATTTATCTTCTCATAAGGATAAATCTCATTTTCAAGCTACACAAAAGGTTTTATCTATTATCTTTACTTTGTTTGAAGCTGCAGTTTTAGTATTGACCGGAAATTTAACACCTATTGATGGTTCATATACTGCACTTTTGATTCTACAATTGGTTATTGGTGCATTAGTGATAATCTATCTGGATGAAGTTGTTTCTAAATGGGGATTCGGTAGTGGTATCGGTTTGTTCATTGCTGCAGGTGTTTGTCAACAAATTGTTGTAGGTTCATTCAGTATTTTACAAGGAACCGATGGTTTATTTGCTGGAATCATTCCAAAATTCATTCAATTAGCTTCTACCGGTGTATACGACTTCAGTATTTTAATTCCATTAATCGCAACTATTATTGTATTTTTAGTTGTTCTTTATGGTGAATCTATGAGAGTGGAAATTCCAATTTCCCACGGAAGTGTAAGAGGTCACGGTAGAATCAGAGGATCAGTTGGTAAATATCCATTAAAATTCGTTTACTCCAGTAACATGCCGGTTATTTTGACCAGTGCATTGCTTGTAAACGTAACCCTTTTTGCAAATATTTTCCAAAAAGTTGGCGTACCTATTTTAGGCCACATTGAAGCAGGTAAACCTGTTGATGGTATCGCATGGTTATTATCAACCCCTAAATTACACATGTTTATTACAGAACCTCTTCACGTTTTAATATATGCAATATTCTTTATTGGATTCTGTATGTTATTCTCATATCTATGGGTTGAAATTAGTGGATTAAATGCTAAAAAGATTTCAGAGCAGCTTTATAATTCAGGTATTCAAATACCTGGTTTTAGAAGTAGTAAACGTCAATTATATAAAATTTTGAAAAAATATATTCCTGCACTTACCCTTATCAGTGGTATATATGTAGGTCTTATTGCTTTCCTTGCAGATTTAACCGGTGCTTTAGGTGGAGGTACTGGTGTATTGCTTACTGTAGGTATTGTTCATAAACTTTATGAAGAAATGGCAGAGGAACAACTGATGTCCTCAAATCCACTTCTTAGAAAATTCTTAGGAGATTAATTCTCCTAAGCTTTATCTTTTAAAAAAGGTGAGGGATTAAAATGAAATTAGTAGTATTAACAGGGATTCCAGGTTCTGGAAGTTCAACTTTACTTGGTAAAGCTTTAGACAGTGTCGATTATGTACATTTAAATTATGGAGACATAATGACTGAAATTGCTATCAAAGAAAATATAGTTCAAGATAGAGATGCTTTAAGAAAATTATCAGCTGAAATTCAAAAGGAAATTCAAGCTAAAGCAGCTAAAGAAATTAAACAAAGATCTGAAAAGGACAATGTTATTGTGGATACTCATTGTACCATAAATACTCCGTCTGGTTTTTTACCAGGACTTCCAATTTGGGTTTTAGAAGAGTTAAAACCTGATCTTTTCATTTTAATTGAAGCTGATCCTGATGAGATTATTTTCAGAAGATTAAATGATGATACTCGTGTTAGGGATACCCAAAAAGCAAAGGATATTCAATTACATCAAGAAATGAACAGAGCTACTTCTATGGCTTATGCTACTTTAACAGGCGCTACTGTTAAAATATTATATAACCACGATAATCATTTAGATTCTTCAGTTTCCAAATTAGTAGATGTATTAAATTTATAAAGGGGCAAAATTATGGTTGATATAATGGGAATGCTTAATGGTGCATTGAATGCTATTTTCAACCCGATTCTTGCAATGGATCCTAATCCTGCAAATCCAGCTTTAACAGTTTTGATTATTGCATTTATCGTATCATTAATTACTACAATTGCTAACAAATATTTAGTTGACCAAGATCAACTTAATGAACAACAGGCTAAAATGAAAAAATTCCAAAGTGAATTGCGTGAAGCTCAGAAAAAAGGTGATGGAAAAGAAGTTGCTAGACTTCAGGCTCAGCAAACTGAAATGATGGGTGACCAAACTGCAATGATGACTAATCAGTTCAAACCTATGATTGTAACTTTTGTTCCGATTATTCTGATATTCTTTTGGATGAGATCATCAGCTATCCATGATTTAGTAATAATTTTACCAACTACTGTATATTGGGTTACATTAACACCTCTTTGGCATGCAATAGGAAGTGTCATTTATGGTGGTAAAGCAACAATTCCATATGGTATTGGTTGGTTGTTATGGTATATGATTTGTACTTTTGGAATGAGTCAGATATTAAGAAAATTCTTAGGATTCAAACAAGGGTTCTAAAATCGACCATTAAACATACATTTATTAATGATAAGAAAGAAATAGTATAATATTCTATATTGAATACGCTATTACACAATTATTAAATATTTATTAAAAATTAAATTTATAGGTGATTAAATGCCTGCTAATAGGTTTAGATCAAGATCATATAAAAGAGTTCATAAAAACACTCCCGGCGGAGAAAATGTTTTAAGATACAAAAAGAAAAAACCATCCAAGCATGTATGTGCTGAATGTGGTAAAGTGTTACATGGAGTTCCTCGCGGACGTCCATATGAAATTGGAAAATTATCAAAAACAGCTAAAAGACCTAACCGTCCATTTGGTGGGTACTTATGTTCAAGCTGTGCTCGTAAACATTTCAAAAACGAGGCTAGAAAATAATGATTATTACTATAGGCGGATTAGCTGGAACCGGAACAACAACCACTGCTGAACTTCTCAGTGAAAAATTGGACATTCCATATATTTCTGCAGGATTTGTTTTTAGAGAAATGGCTGCTGAAAAAGGAATGAGTGTTCTTGAGTTTAGTGAGTTTGCTGAAGGTAATGATGATATTGATAAAGAAATTGATAAAAGGCAAGCTTTAAAAGCCAAAGAAGCAGAAAACCTTATAATTGAAGGAAGATTATCTGCCTTTTTTGTAGATAATGCTGATTTGAAAATTAGTCTGGTCACTCCTTTTGATGTACGTTCAAAAAGGATATCTGATAGAGAGAACAAATCTGTTGAAGTGGCTAAAAAAGAGATTATTACTCGTGAAAAAAGTGAAGCCTTAAGATACATGGAAATCCATAATATTGATATTTCAAATATGGATGTCTATGACATAATTATAAATACTGGTACTTTCAATCCTGAAGAAGTATCAGAAATCATTATTCAAACATTAAAGGTGATATAAATGGCATCAATCGAAGTAGGAAGAGTATGTGTTAAAATTGCTGGTAGAGAAGCAGGCGAAAAATGCGCTATTGTTGAAGTTATCGACGAAAACTATGTAGAAGTAGTTGGTGAAGCAGTAAAAAACAGAAGATGTAATATTGCACACTTAGAACCAACTGAAGATTCTATCGATGTTTCTGGCGATATTGAATCTATCAAAGCAGCTTTAGCTGACTTATAAATGAATAATTAATTTATTCATTATTTACTATTTTTTTTAATATTTTAAGGTTTTTTTCATGAAATTTGAGATGGTTACAAAATCCAAAAGTTTTACAAATCCCGATTTTGGCTGCAAACCTGAAGAACGTGAAATCAGGGATTATATTTCTAAAGGGGTTATTAATTTAGATAAACCATCCGGTCCAACTTCTCATGAAATTGACTCATGGATTAAACGAATTTTACCATTAGAAAAATCAGGACATGGGGGAACATTAGATCCTAAAGTTACTGGAATTTTACCGGTAGGTTTAGATGATGCAACCCGTGCTATTCAACTTCTTTTAACCGCTCCTAAAGAGTATGTTTGTTTGCTAACATTCCATCATGATGTTGCGGAAGATAAAATTCGTGAAGTATTTGCTGAATTTACAGGTAAAATTTTTCAGTTACCTCCAGTTAAATCAGCAGTAAAACGTGAACTTAGAACACGTAATATTTATTATTCAACTATTTATGAAATTGAAGGAAGGGATGTTTTATTCAGGATAGGCTGTGAAGCCGGAACCTATGTCAGAACATACTGTCATAATATTGGTGAAGCCTTAGGTGTTGGAGCGCACATGGCAGAACTTAGAAGAACTCAAGTGGGTTCATTCACTGAAAAAAATAATTTGGTAACCCTTCAGGATGTAACCGATGCATATCATTTCTGGATTGAAGACGGAGATGAATCCTTTTTACGTGATGCCATCATGCCAATGGAAAGGGCAGCGGATTATTTGCCAAAAATTGTAATTAAAGATTCTGCTGTTGATGCAATATGTCATGGTGCAGACCTTGCCTGCGGTGGAATTGCTTCACTGGCTGATAATATTCAAAAAAATGATATAGTTGCTATTGAAACATTAAAAGGAGAATTGGTTGCTTCAGGAAATTCATTATTAAATAGTAATGAAATATTAGATGCAGATTCAGGCTTTGCAGTAAATGTTTCTAAAGTATTCATGAAACCTGATACTTATCCAAGATTCTGGAAGTAAATTTCCATTCTTTACTGTAGATAAGATTAATTTTACATTAATTTTTGAGTTTTTAATTTTTATTTTCATGTTTTGTTGTTTTTTAAAAATGATTGTCTTTTTTTTTTAAGGGGGTATTGATTAATAATTTCCACAAAATATGTGGGAAATTACAAATAACTGTTTTTTTTTAATCATTCCATTCGATAATTATATATGTATTAAAGACAATAATAAATTTTAATTTAAAATTGTTTAAAGGAGGCAAATTATTTTTAACAAAAAAATTCTACTATCTCTGTTTTTTGCATTAATTCTGCTTTGTTCAATTAGTGCTATTCAAGCAAGCGAGGTTAATCTCACAAATTCTACACCTCTCCATTCTTATTCGGATACATTAATTCAACTAGAAGATAAAATTCAGTCTTATGATTTGGATGCTTCTGATTCTGATATTATCTCTAATAATAATGATTTCACTAATTTGGGTGAAAACAGTAAAAATCAAACGGAATTGACATCACAGAAAAACTCTATTTATTATAAAGGCTCTTTTAATATAATTTTAAAGGATTCAAATAGCAGTTCTGCATTATCCAATAAAAAAGTTAATTTTATTATAAACAATCAGGAATATATTGCCACAACTGACAGTAATGGTATAGCAAGTGTCAATTTAGATTTAAATCCCGGCACATATACATCTATGGTTTATTTTGCAGGAGATGATTCATATGAGGCCAGCAATAACCTTACATCACCTATAAAAATATTGCCTACAATTGCTGCAAAGGACATTACCAAATACTATAAGGGATCTACACAATACAGTGCAACATTCTTTGACAGTCAGGGAAATCCCTTAAAAAATAGGCAGGTTACCATATCTGTTAATGGAAAGTCATATTCGAAAAAAACTAACAGTAAAGGTTTGGTAAGTTTGTCTGTAGATTTAAAACCTGGTACTTATAAAATAGTTGCAAATGACCCGATTACAGGTTATAAACTAATCACTACTTTTAAAATTTTATCAACTATTAGTTCATCTGACTTTAAGAAAGTTTCAGGAGACAGTAAACGGTTTAAAGTAAAATTCTTTAAAAGTAATGGAAAGGATTTAACCAATCAATATGTTAAGGTTAAAATTAATGGCAAAACCTATAAAATAAAAACAAATTCCAAAGGAAAAGTAAGTTTATCTCTAAATAATCTTAAACCCGGCACATATAAGGCTGTTTGTTATAATAAGGATGGTTTAACAAAATCATTTAGTGTTAAAATTTATAGCATTGCTTCTACTAAATTAACCACTTATTCATATACATTCATTCCTGGAGATAAAAAAGAAATTAAAGTAAAATTCTCAACTGGTCTGGGTGATGATTCAAAATCTGGAAAAATCATTAAAATTACAATCAATGGAAAGACCTATTCCAAAAAAACTGATAGTGATGGAATGATATATCTTAGTATGGCATCATTAGATAAAGGTCATTACACAGTTGGATATTCCTTTGCTGGAAATAAGTTTTTTAAATCAGCTTATTCAACAAACTCTCTTACAATACTTCAAACTACCCGCACGGAACTAACGGTAAGAGGTATAAAAGATTTCGGTCAGGGTGCAGGCACTCAGTTTAAGGTGGCTTATACTGCAGGAGGTGTTCTTTTAGCAAATAAGGCGGTGACTTTCACTGTTGGAAGCACAACTTACACCACTTCTACGGATAATAATGGAATTGCATATTTGCCTATTAATCTCAAAGTGGGCAATTATACTGTCAACTATAAAACACCGGATGATTCTAAAGTAAACGGAACTTCGGGTTCCTGTGAAATACATGTTTTTAAAAGAACCGATACTAAACTTAGTTGGAAATGTGGAACCTCTTATAAGGATTCTTCACAAACATTTAAAGTTCTCTTGACGGATTCGAATGGTAAACCTATCTCCGGCCAAACTGTTGAATTAATCATTGATTCTCAAACATATTATGAGATTACTTCATCAAATGGTTATGCAAAATTCATAACAGATGTTCCATTAGGCAAATATAATGTTCTGGTTAAATTCAGAGGCAATAATGATTATGCTGATAGTTCAACTTCTCAATCAGTAAATGTCGAACTTTCCAAATTCCGAAATGGACTGAATGAAAAAAATGCTGCTTCATCCAGTGCATATCTTCGCTCATCAAGTAATTGCCCTGTTGGAACTGCAAAGATTAAATCGTTGGTAAATTCATTGACTAGTGGTTTAACTAGTGTTGTTGACAAGGCAAAAGCCATATTTAATTATGTAAGGGATAATGTAGTCTACAGTTATTATTACGATACTAAAAAGGGCGCTACCGGTACATTAAATTCTAAACGTGCAAATTGCGTTGATCAGGCGCACCTGTTAATTTCTATGTATAGAACTGCAGGTTTACAGGCAAGATATGTTCATGGAAAATGCGTATTCAGTGACGGTACCTTCGGGCATGTTT
It encodes:
- a CDS encoding 50S ribosomal protein L32e; the protein is MANKRFKRQEYARYKKLGIKWRRPRGKTSKMRRYEAGKPDMPAIGYRTPRAIRDLHPSGYNDVLVHNLKELEDLDPATDAARISASIGKRKKALMLEKASELGIKVLNK
- a CDS encoding 50S ribosomal protein L19e; amino-acid sequence: MNLTTQRRLAASILKVGLNRVWIDPERLEEVSMAITREKGNSSYRSKKIKEQKAKGKRKGRGSIKGAKKARTPKKKAWMTTIRALRKDLKEMREEEVIDATTYRKLYKMAKGGAFRSKSYMRNYARDHDLIKGDD
- a CDS encoding 50S ribosomal protein L18; translation: MAQGTNYKVAFRRRREGKTDYGARIKLVDYEKSRLVVRVSNAHATVQVIDYAPEGDITIASAVSKQLSGFGYKGHSGNLSAFYLTGYLCAKRALAKGVEYAILDIGLKSPIKGSKIFAALKGAVDAGLEVPHGDFIFPEDERIRGEHVANYAESLNAEEVAAKFSKYLERGLNPTDLPENFEETKNNIDEAEV
- the rpsE gene encoding 30S ribosomal protein S5 gives rise to the protein MSFNIDEWEPKTKMGRLVKDGTITDIDEIFEKGLPIMELEIVDALIPDLEEEVMDVNLVQRMHKSGRKVNFRVIVAVGNKDGYVGLGQGKAKEVGPAIRKAVDNAKYNIIKVRRGCGDWGCVCGREHTVPFKVQGKSSSVSVTLMPAPAGVGLVVGDVGKTILKLAGIHDVWSQTFGQTQTTVNFANAVFNALKELSNVKASQEDLKKMGVNY
- the rpmD gene encoding 50S ribosomal protein L30; its protein translation is MFLVIRVRGTTGVIQNIADTLDMLRLNRISHAVLVEENPSYEGMLQKAKDYITWGEVDADLLAAMIAKRGRLPGNVKVTDEYVAENTDYNDIPELAKALINSDVKLADVGIKPVFRLHPPRKGYEDIRLSVKEGGSLGYRGEKINDLAKRML
- a CDS encoding uL15m family ribosomal protein, producing the protein MIRTKRKINKQRGSRSNGGGCTKKRRGAGNKGGKGKAGMGKQHWTWTVIHDPDHFGKHGFKRPQKMIKKVNSVNLSYLEEQADNLIASGKASKEGDAIVIDVTELGYDKVLAKGSITKTFKISAPQFSAGAIEKIEELGGEAIEL
- the secY gene encoding preprotein translocase subunit SecY; protein product: MSSLEVLEPIFKVVPEVKSPVHREDFNEKLKWTALVLVLYYFLTLIPLYGLAPGAIDQFAQVRAVMAGSFGSILTLGIGPIVTASIVLQLLVGSNLLDLDLSSHKDKSHFQATQKVLSIIFTLFEAAVLVLTGNLTPIDGSYTALLILQLVIGALVIIYLDEVVSKWGFGSGIGLFIAAGVCQQIVVGSFSILQGTDGLFAGIIPKFIQLASTGVYDFSILIPLIATIIVFLVVLYGESMRVEIPISHGSVRGHGRIRGSVGKYPLKFVYSSNMPVILTSALLVNVTLFANIFQKVGVPILGHIEAGKPVDGIAWLLSTPKLHMFITEPLHVLIYAIFFIGFCMLFSYLWVEISGLNAKKISEQLYNSGIQIPGFRSSKRQLYKILKKYIPALTLISGIYVGLIAFLADLTGALGGGTGVLLTVGIVHKLYEEMAEEQLMSSNPLLRKFLGD
- a CDS encoding adenylate kinase, producing MKLVVLTGIPGSGSSTLLGKALDSVDYVHLNYGDIMTEIAIKENIVQDRDALRKLSAEIQKEIQAKAAKEIKQRSEKDNVIVDTHCTINTPSGFLPGLPIWVLEELKPDLFILIEADPDEIIFRRLNDDTRVRDTQKAKDIQLHQEMNRATSMAYATLTGATVKILYNHDNHLDSSVSKLVDVLNL
- a CDS encoding DUF106 domain-containing protein; the protein is MVDIMGMLNGALNAIFNPILAMDPNPANPALTVLIIAFIVSLITTIANKYLVDQDQLNEQQAKMKKFQSELREAQKKGDGKEVARLQAQQTEMMGDQTAMMTNQFKPMIVTFVPIILIFFWMRSSAIHDLVIILPTTVYWVTLTPLWHAIGSVIYGGKATIPYGIGWLLWYMICTFGMSQILRKFLGFKQGF
- a CDS encoding 50S ribosomal protein L34e, with protein sequence MPANRFRSRSYKRVHKNTPGGENVLRYKKKKPSKHVCAECGKVLHGVPRGRPYEIGKLSKTAKRPNRPFGGYLCSSCARKHFKNEARK
- the cmk gene encoding (d)CMP kinase encodes the protein MIITIGGLAGTGTTTTAELLSEKLDIPYISAGFVFREMAAEKGMSVLEFSEFAEGNDDIDKEIDKRQALKAKEAENLIIEGRLSAFFVDNADLKISLVTPFDVRSKRISDRENKSVEVAKKEIITREKSEALRYMEIHNIDISNMDVYDIIINTGTFNPEEVSEIIIQTLKVI
- a CDS encoding 50S ribosomal protein L14e translates to MASIEVGRVCVKIAGREAGEKCAIVEVIDENYVEVVGEAVKNRRCNIAHLEPTEDSIDVSGDIESIKAALADL
- a CDS encoding RNA-guided pseudouridylation complex pseudouridine synthase subunit Cbf5 — protein: MKFEMVTKSKSFTNPDFGCKPEEREIRDYISKGVINLDKPSGPTSHEIDSWIKRILPLEKSGHGGTLDPKVTGILPVGLDDATRAIQLLLTAPKEYVCLLTFHHDVAEDKIREVFAEFTGKIFQLPPVKSAVKRELRTRNIYYSTIYEIEGRDVLFRIGCEAGTYVRTYCHNIGEALGVGAHMAELRRTQVGSFTEKNNLVTLQDVTDAYHFWIEDGDESFLRDAIMPMERAADYLPKIVIKDSAVDAICHGADLACGGIASLADNIQKNDIVAIETLKGELVASGNSLLNSNEILDADSGFAVNVSKVFMKPDTYPRFWK
- a CDS encoding transglutaminase domain-containing protein, whose product is MDASDSDIISNNNDFTNLGENSKNQTELTSQKNSIYYKGSFNIILKDSNSSSALSNKKVNFIINNQEYIATTDSNGIASVNLDLNPGTYTSMVYFAGDDSYEASNNLTSPIKILPTIAAKDITKYYKGSTQYSATFFDSQGNPLKNRQVTISVNGKSYSKKTNSKGLVSLSVDLKPGTYKIVANDPITGYKLITTFKILSTISSSDFKKVSGDSKRFKVKFFKSNGKDLTNQYVKVKINGKTYKIKTNSKGKVSLSLNNLKPGTYKAVCYNKDGLTKSFSVKIYSIASTKLTTYSYTFIPGDKKEIKVKFSTGLGDDSKSGKIIKITINGKTYSKKTDSDGMIYLSMASLDKGHYTVGYSFAGNKFFKSAYSTNSLTILQTTRTELTVRGIKDFGQGAGTQFKVAYTAGGVLLANKAVTFTVGSTTYTTSTDNNGIAYLPINLKVGNYTVNYKTPDDSKVNGTSGSCEIHVFKRTDTKLSWKCGTSYKDSSQTFKVLLTDSNGKPISGQTVELIIDSQTYYEITSSNGYAKFITDVPLGKYNVLVKFRGNNDYADSSTSQSVNVELSKFRNGLNEKNAASSSAYLRSSSNCPVGTAKIKSLVNSLTSGLTSVVDKAKAIFNYVRDNVVYSYYYDTKKGATGTLNSKRANCVDQAHLLISMYRTAGLQARYVHGKCVFSDGTFGHVWTQVLIGKTWVVGDPINSGNDLGKITNWNNNNVRINGKYSSLPF